The Breoghania sp. genome has a segment encoding these proteins:
- a CDS encoding ATP-binding protein, with amino-acid sequence MTCASEAHATLPKTRAVKTLGFRIAVLLVLAIMVVVALATLAARTAFHKPLEPEAVRPVARQIHILATLADNDPQAALEAGLDVRTEPARGEVDLRASRFLQKLLADTGRAMHATVIRNPDSPILVASVRVNQNHWLIYSALDFSPTNTWPVFVAWLFLIVAGSGVISVLAAIKITRPLRVIEEAVESVGPNGEFPPVREDVGGSEVRATARALNRLSARLKASMESRMRLVAAAGHDLRTPMTRMRLRAEFLPEEDRERWLSDLEELDQIADSAISLVREEIASGDEENVALAPFLASLVADVAAADLPVKLGPVADVDVHVGPLALRRALTNLIVNSATHGGGASVSLESVEGQAVIRILDEGPGIPEELIHQIFEPFFRVDLARRKTIPGTGLGMLIAREIIERFNGTIMIANRVPRGLQQTITFPVAGAAPRPASGSRL; translated from the coding sequence ATGACCTGCGCGTCCGAGGCCCATGCGACCTTGCCCAAAACCCGCGCCGTGAAAACCCTCGGCTTTCGCATCGCCGTCCTCCTGGTGCTCGCCATCATGGTGGTGGTCGCATTGGCGACGCTGGCCGCGCGGACCGCTTTCCACAAACCGCTGGAGCCGGAGGCCGTCAGACCTGTCGCCCGGCAGATCCATATTCTTGCCACGCTGGCCGACAACGACCCGCAGGCCGCGCTGGAAGCGGGGTTGGATGTCAGAACCGAACCGGCCAGGGGCGAGGTCGATCTCAGGGCGAGCCGGTTCCTTCAAAAGCTCCTCGCCGATACCGGCCGCGCCATGCACGCGACCGTGATCCGCAATCCCGACAGCCCCATTCTGGTCGCGTCTGTGCGCGTGAACCAAAACCACTGGCTGATCTACAGCGCGCTCGATTTCTCGCCCACCAATACCTGGCCCGTCTTTGTCGCCTGGCTTTTTCTGATCGTGGCGGGAAGCGGTGTGATCTCGGTGCTCGCCGCCATCAAGATCACGCGTCCCTTGCGGGTGATCGAGGAAGCGGTGGAATCGGTCGGCCCAAATGGCGAATTCCCGCCTGTTCGCGAAGATGTCGGCGGCAGCGAAGTACGGGCAACGGCACGCGCGTTGAACCGTCTGTCCGCGCGCCTGAAAGCGTCCATGGAAAGCCGCATGCGTCTTGTGGCGGCCGCCGGACACGACCTGCGCACGCCGATGACCCGCATGCGCCTGCGGGCTGAATTCCTGCCCGAGGAGGACCGGGAACGCTGGCTTTCCGATCTTGAGGAACTGGATCAGATCGCCGACAGCGCCATAAGCCTGGTGCGCGAGGAAATCGCGTCGGGTGACGAGGAAAACGTGGCGCTCGCACCGTTTCTTGCGAGCCTTGTGGCCGATGTCGCGGCGGCTGATCTGCCGGTCAAGCTGGGTCCCGTGGCCGATGTCGATGTGCATGTCGGCCCGCTCGCTCTCAGGCGCGCATTGACGAATCTGATCGTCAATTCGGCAACGCATGGGGGCGGTGCGTCGGTCTCACTTGAAAGTGTTGAAGGCCAAGCTGTGATCCGTATTCTGGACGAGGGCCCCGGAATCCCTGAAGAATTGATCCATCAGATCTTCGAGCCCTTTTTCCGTGTCGATCTCGCGCGCCGCAAAACAATTCCCGGCACCGGTCTCGGCATGCTAATAGCACGCGAGATAATTGAGCGTTTCAATGGAACGATCATGATTGCGAACCGCGTCCCGCGCGGCTTGCAACAGACGATAACTTTCCCTGTCGCCGGAGCGGCCCCGCGGCCTGCATCTGGCTCAAGACTTTGA
- a CDS encoding efflux transporter outer membrane subunit: MTRLTNSHVVGQSSSCRFPVKLAANRGVRGAGIALALSVLAGCAVGPDYRAPDMLLPTKWAHAGKEHSRDLPKLEAWWTALGDPILNDLVDEAVASNLDVAAAKARIREARASYRQSTGALFPSLNGSASGKRSKSSAGSADAGPGVVGNQFASGFDASWELDIFGANRRAREAARYSADAAEDDLEDTLVTLIGDVATNYIEARGYQARIALASRTAASQNETADLTRKQFEAGGTSGVDVANATGQASSTEASIPTLRISYAAAVHRLSVLLGREPDAVASRMKKPRRIPHPKAPLPAGIPADVLIARPDVRLAERRLAQYTARVGAAEAARYPAISLTGAIGTSAREIGDLGRNSTISWSFGPSLSVPIFNAGKLKAAVEVAEAQRDQYFVAYHAAVLTALEDVENALVSMRQQRIRVGKLSKSVANYRRAVKLSRSLYQTGSSSFLDVLTAERSLYSAEDAMIASQVQIATAYVSLNKALGGGWNGTLDASKKIVEDTNTGPHLAKAK, translated from the coding sequence ATGACCAGATTGACCAATTCCCATGTTGTGGGCCAGTCCTCCTCGTGCCGGTTTCCGGTCAAGTTGGCGGCAAATAGGGGCGTTCGTGGCGCGGGCATTGCCCTGGCGCTGAGCGTGTTGGCCGGTTGCGCGGTCGGTCCGGATTATCGGGCTCCCGACATGCTGTTGCCGACGAAGTGGGCCCATGCGGGCAAGGAGCATTCGCGCGATCTTCCCAAGCTCGAAGCGTGGTGGACGGCGCTTGGCGATCCCATCCTGAACGATCTCGTGGACGAGGCCGTCGCCAGCAATCTCGACGTGGCCGCCGCCAAGGCGCGCATTCGCGAGGCGCGCGCGAGCTATCGTCAGTCCACCGGCGCCCTGTTCCCGAGCCTCAACGGGTCGGCTTCCGGCAAGCGCTCCAAGAGTTCGGCGGGCAGTGCGGATGCGGGGCCGGGTGTGGTCGGCAACCAGTTTGCCTCCGGTTTCGACGCAAGCTGGGAACTTGATATCTTCGGTGCCAACCGCCGGGCGCGCGAGGCGGCACGCTATTCCGCCGATGCGGCAGAGGACGATCTGGAGGATACGCTCGTCACGCTTATCGGCGACGTGGCCACCAACTACATCGAGGCGCGCGGCTATCAGGCGCGCATCGCGCTGGCCAGCCGCACCGCAGCCTCGCAAAACGAAACGGCGGACCTGACCCGCAAGCAGTTCGAGGCGGGCGGCACATCGGGGGTGGATGTTGCCAACGCGACAGGCCAGGCCTCCTCCACCGAAGCCTCGATCCCGACGTTGCGCATCTCCTATGCCGCCGCCGTGCATCGTCTGAGCGTTCTTCTGGGGCGTGAACCCGATGCGGTTGCTTCGCGCATGAAGAAGCCGCGCCGCATTCCCCACCCCAAAGCGCCGCTGCCCGCTGGCATCCCCGCCGACGTCCTCATCGCCCGCCCGGATGTGCGTCTGGCGGAACGTCGTCTTGCCCAGTACACCGCCCGCGTGGGCGCCGCTGAAGCCGCGCGCTACCCGGCCATCAGCCTGACGGGCGCCATCGGCACATCGGCGCGTGAAATCGGCGATCTGGGCCGCAACTCCACCATCAGCTGGTCCTTCGGTCCGAGCCTCAGCGTTCCGATCTTCAATGCCGGCAAGCTGAAGGCTGCCGTCGAAGTCGCCGAGGCGCAGCGGGATCAGTATTTCGTTGCCTATCATGCGGCGGTCCTGACCGCGCTGGAAGACGTGGAAAACGCGCTTGTCTCCATGCGCCAGCAGCGCATCCGCGTGGGCAAGCTGTCGAAGTCGGTCGCCAATTATCGCCGCGCGGTGAAGCTCTCGCGTTCGCTCTACCAGACGGGCTCTTCCAGTTTCCTCGACGTTTTGACCGCGGAACGTTCGCTCTATTCGGCTGAGGATGCCATGATCGCCAGCCAGGTGCAGATCGCCACCGCCTATGTGTCGCTCAACAAGGCGCTTGGCGGCGGCTGGAACGGCACTCTCGATGCGAGCAAGAAGATCGTTGAGGACACCAATACCGGCCCGCATCTGGCCAAGGCCAAATAG
- a CDS encoding response regulator transcription factor: protein MVQATRILVVDDDQEISSLLGRYLTEQGFRITLAENCRECERAIADTKPDLIVLDVMLPDGSGLDICRAMRSHSPSVPVILLTALKEDVDRIIGLEIGADDYLAKPFNPRELTARIKAVLRRTNADARAKGEVRAYRVSDLVVEPSLRKVTRISGEEVDLTGAEFELLRVFLDRPGRLLSREQLLDITQGRDCEPGDRSIDVLMSRLRRKLSNGNRDSMFRTVRNGGYQLVVQVVCEMVE from the coding sequence ATGGTCCAGGCAACGCGCATTCTCGTGGTCGACGACGATCAGGAAATCAGCTCCCTGCTTGGGCGCTATCTGACGGAGCAGGGGTTCCGCATCACCTTGGCGGAGAATTGTCGGGAATGCGAAAGAGCGATTGCCGACACCAAACCGGATCTCATTGTTCTCGACGTGATGCTTCCGGACGGATCCGGCCTTGATATCTGCCGCGCCATGCGCAGCCACAGCCCCTCCGTTCCGGTCATCCTGCTCACCGCGCTGAAAGAGGATGTGGACCGCATCATTGGTCTGGAAATCGGCGCCGACGACTATCTTGCCAAGCCGTTCAATCCGCGTGAGCTGACCGCCCGCATCAAGGCGGTCTTGCGCCGGACAAATGCCGACGCCCGCGCCAAGGGCGAGGTTCGCGCCTACCGGGTCTCGGATCTGGTGGTCGAGCCGAGCCTGCGCAAGGTGACGCGCATTTCCGGTGAGGAGGTCGACCTGACAGGGGCGGAATTCGAGTTGCTGCGGGTGTTTCTGGATCGCCCTGGACGGCTGCTCTCTCGCGAACAGTTGCTCGATATCACGCAAGGGCGCGATTGCGAACCGGGGGATCGGTCCATCGATGTGTTGATGAGCCGCCTGCGGCGCAAGCTCTCCAATGGAAACAGGGATTCCATGTTTCGCACCGTGCGCAACGGCGGGTACCAGCTCGTCGTGCAGGTCGTGTGCGAGATGGTTGAATGA